From Coraliomargarita parva, one genomic window encodes:
- a CDS encoding SGNH/GDSL hydrolase family protein: MTTSLISNLEAGKAQTIAYYGTSLTAHGAWNRLLTAELKARYPGLVTAYNNSGSGKNSKWGLEHLEENVLSKNPDTVFLEFSVNDAVARFKLTPEETKANLNLMIDRILANNPDCEIILQVMNPVIDRPKGHKGWRPTLEACQENYREVAAERGFLLIDYMPAWTELLEKDEATFREYVPDGLHPAENGYRAIVMPILLEKLGLETK, from the coding sequence ATGACCACATCCTTGATCAGCAATCTCGAAGCCGGGAAGGCGCAAACCATCGCGTATTACGGCACCAGTCTCACTGCGCATGGCGCATGGAACCGCCTGCTGACTGCAGAATTGAAAGCCCGCTACCCAGGATTGGTGACGGCATACAATAATTCAGGCTCAGGGAAAAATTCAAAATGGGGACTCGAGCACCTGGAGGAGAACGTCCTCTCCAAGAATCCGGATACAGTATTCCTGGAATTCTCGGTCAATGACGCCGTCGCCCGATTCAAACTCACACCGGAAGAGACGAAGGCAAATCTCAACCTGATGATCGACCGGATACTCGCGAACAACCCGGATTGTGAAATCATCCTGCAAGTCATGAACCCCGTCATCGATCGCCCGAAAGGGCACAAGGGATGGCGCCCTACCCTGGAGGCTTGCCAGGAGAACTACCGAGAAGTGGCGGCCGAACGGGGCTTCCTCTTGATCGATTATATGCCGGCTTGGACAGAGCTACTCGAGAAGGATGAGGCGACCTTCAGGGAATATGTTCCCGACGGACTCCATCCAGCGGAGAATGGATACCGAGCGATCGTCATGCCGATCCTACTCGAAAAGCTTGGGCTCGAAACGAAATAG
- a CDS encoding LacI family DNA-binding transcriptional regulator encodes MSAPKPTIRDIASASGFSRSAVSLALRNDPSIPENTRNQIKQVAEELGYQQNPYVNSFMAQLRRNRPVKDHATIGLVNTHPYSYLSSNELSWVLRRLIKGAEKRAAELGYKTEECWLGQPHMTAARMYSILKARSIRGLFILPLHSSRGRFSMPLDRFASVTVGYALIHPPMYRVCNHHFTSFTEAFEELRRLGYRRIGIAMHKAQDTRTSHILISSYLGMQHVYQTRSPVAPHVVNKVTTENLIDWVEKEKPDAIISSLNTIPEMLQAAGYRLPEDIGFASLNWDPKYPQHSGIDLCYELIGSSAIDMISAQLMRNEYGLPENPRTNMTMGKWVAGQTTRPRSRK; translated from the coding sequence ATGAGTGCACCAAAGCCTACCATACGCGATATTGCGTCCGCATCCGGATTCAGTAGATCAGCGGTTTCACTCGCCTTGCGCAACGATCCAAGCATTCCAGAAAACACGCGAAATCAGATCAAGCAAGTCGCAGAGGAGTTAGGCTATCAACAAAACCCTTATGTCAACTCCTTCATGGCTCAACTCCGAAGGAATCGACCGGTAAAAGACCATGCCACAATTGGCCTGGTCAACACGCACCCCTATTCCTATCTCTCCTCAAATGAGCTTTCTTGGGTGTTACGCCGACTTATCAAAGGCGCAGAGAAACGCGCAGCAGAACTCGGCTACAAAACAGAGGAATGCTGGCTGGGACAGCCGCACATGACGGCGGCCCGTATGTATTCGATCCTCAAAGCCCGTTCCATTCGCGGCCTATTTATCTTACCGCTCCACTCAAGCCGCGGACGTTTTAGCATGCCATTGGATCGGTTTGCCTCAGTCACCGTCGGCTACGCGCTCATTCATCCTCCGATGTATCGGGTCTGCAATCATCACTTCACATCATTCACAGAAGCATTTGAAGAGCTAAGACGCTTGGGTTATCGAAGGATCGGTATTGCCATGCATAAAGCACAAGACACCCGAACAAGTCATATATTGATTTCAAGTTACTTGGGAATGCAGCATGTCTATCAAACCAGATCCCCCGTGGCTCCTCATGTCGTCAATAAAGTCACCACTGAAAATCTCATCGACTGGGTGGAAAAAGAAAAGCCGGATGCCATCATCAGCAGCCTAAACACGATACCTGAAATGCTTCAGGCAGCAGGCTATCGATTGCCCGAGGATATCGGCTTTGCCAGCCTAAACTGGGATCCGAAATATCCACAACATTCAGGTATCGACCTATGCTATGAGTTAATCGGATCGTCCGCCATAGACATGATTTCAGCGCAGCTCATGCGAAACGAGTATGGCTTGCCGGAAAATCCCAGAACCAACATGACCATGGGAAAATGGGTCGCAGGGCAAACAACCCGTCCCCGGAGCAGGAAATAA
- a CDS encoding PEP-CTERM sorting domain-containing protein, producing the protein MKKNIPLVSYLLPAFIFCVSTANAAITFTTEFDDAANTETDGFFVFDTIDGNVTGDAAESATISLVGPGVQGLSNLNNGTVQTTLAGNASESTIVTDSTSPYIIFDLGSVLTIQAFNSYSAHSDLRTAHGYTLYAATGNEAGFALPTDPNDDLTTMGWTELITVSTSLDQNGSQGINITDTAGNIGDYRYFAMDITRIVSNYSTNYGEVDIIAVPEPSTFAMIAGFIGLMSVVVRRRRV; encoded by the coding sequence ATGAAAAAAAATATTCCCCTTGTTTCCTATCTGCTGCCAGCATTCATATTCTGCGTGTCCACAGCCAATGCCGCGATCACCTTTACGACGGAATTCGATGACGCTGCAAACACCGAGACCGATGGCTTTTTCGTGTTCGACACGATTGATGGCAATGTCACCGGTGATGCTGCAGAGAGTGCCACGATATCCCTTGTCGGACCAGGTGTGCAAGGTCTCTCAAATCTGAATAATGGAACGGTGCAAACGACGCTTGCGGGCAATGCCAGCGAGTCGACGATTGTAACTGATAGCACGAGCCCTTACATAATTTTTGATTTGGGGAGTGTCTTGACCATCCAAGCCTTCAACTCCTACTCGGCACACAGTGACTTACGCACGGCGCATGGCTACACACTGTATGCCGCTACAGGTAATGAGGCAGGTTTCGCATTACCTACAGATCCTAATGATGATTTGACCACGATGGGTTGGACTGAACTCATTACGGTTTCGACCAGTTTGGACCAGAATGGTTCACAGGGTATTAATATTACAGATACGGCCGGAAACATTGGTGACTATCGTTATTTCGCCATGGATATCACGAGGATTGTTTCCAACTACAGCACCAATTACGGCGAAGTGGACATTATTGCGGTTCCCGAACCATCCACTTTTGCCATGATTGCAGGTTTTATCGGATTGATGTCGGTGGTAGTGCGTCGTCGCAGAGTATAA
- a CDS encoding sulfatase family protein: MDTKRPNIIWFIVDQMRAQATGANGDPNVLTPNLDNMAIAGTNFTAAVSGYPLCCPYRASMLTSRYAHNHSVQLHEDRLDPSYELVTDVMNENGYETVYFGKWHVAGFKESQGRAALWTVPKECRGRFDTWVGYENNNSQWDCYLHGHDGEQEIEHFKLNGYETDCLTDMALDRIRARREDDPPLFMVVSVQPPHVPGLAPAANRHYQAQQLTLRPNVPKSSEARARFDLSGYYAQIENADANLGRIMDALREQDMINDTHVMFFSDHGDMMGSHGRFGKCVPHEESIRVPFLIGGGQPMRYNGQKTGNAPCLVNHVDVAPTTLGLAGIEVPNWMEGFDYSHRRTGRNYDERIELEPESAYLQLLGPRETSYAWRCVVTRDGWKYACVENGEWLLFNLNDDPYEQCNLAFNVNYHTKREEMRTLLKEWVEKTGDSFQTPKPNSPV; this comes from the coding sequence ATGGATACAAAACGACCTAATATCATTTGGTTTATTGTGGATCAAATGCGTGCCCAGGCCACTGGTGCCAATGGCGATCCTAATGTGCTGACGCCAAACCTTGACAATATGGCGATCGCTGGAACGAATTTTACAGCTGCAGTTTCAGGCTACCCCCTTTGTTGCCCCTATCGCGCGAGTATGTTGACTTCGCGATACGCACACAATCACTCGGTTCAGCTCCATGAAGACCGCTTGGATCCCTCCTACGAACTTGTTACCGACGTGATGAATGAGAACGGCTATGAGACGGTGTATTTCGGCAAATGGCATGTAGCGGGATTTAAAGAAAGTCAGGGGCGTGCCGCCTTATGGACCGTTCCGAAAGAGTGCCGGGGGCGTTTCGACACTTGGGTCGGATACGAGAATAACAACAGTCAATGGGATTGCTACCTGCACGGCCACGACGGCGAGCAAGAGATCGAACACTTCAAGCTCAATGGTTACGAGACCGACTGCCTGACGGATATGGCACTGGATCGGATTCGTGCCCGTCGTGAGGACGATCCCCCTCTATTCATGGTTGTGTCGGTTCAGCCTCCGCACGTCCCCGGCTTGGCTCCGGCAGCCAACCGTCATTATCAGGCCCAGCAACTCACACTACGCCCCAACGTGCCGAAAAGCTCTGAGGCCCGGGCCCGTTTCGACCTTTCCGGTTACTACGCCCAAATCGAAAACGCCGATGCCAATTTGGGAAGAATCATGGACGCACTTCGCGAGCAGGATATGATCAATGACACCCACGTCATGTTTTTCAGTGACCACGGCGACATGATGGGGAGTCACGGACGCTTTGGGAAATGCGTTCCACATGAAGAATCCATTCGCGTTCCTTTCCTGATCGGTGGCGGGCAACCGATGCGCTATAATGGGCAAAAAACAGGCAATGCACCCTGCTTGGTCAATCACGTGGATGTGGCTCCAACCACACTCGGATTGGCGGGGATTGAGGTGCCCAACTGGATGGAAGGCTTCGATTATTCCCATCGCCGAACAGGGAGAAACTATGATGAGCGCATTGAGCTGGAACCGGAGAGCGCTTACCTCCAACTTCTCGGTCCGCGTGAAACCAGCTATGCTTGGCGTTGTGTCGTCACTCGGGATGGCTGGAAATACGCCTGCGTGGAGAATGGCGAATGGCTGTTGTTCAATCTAAACGATGATCCCTATGAGCAATGTAATCTCGCTTTCAATGTAAACTATCATACGAAGCGAGAGGAAATGAGAACATTGCTCAAGGAATGGGTCGAAAAAACTGGAGATTCATTCCAAACGCCCAAACCAAATTCTCCGGTTTAA
- a CDS encoding LacI family DNA-binding transcriptional regulator, which yields MSNPTIRDIAAASGFGKSTVSLALRNDPSIPQSTRDRIKQAAEELGYQQNPYVNSFMAQLRRNRPTKDYATIGLVNTHPYSYASPEKLSRELRRLVDGAQKRAKALGYRTEECWLGQPRMTAARMHSIIKARSIRGLFVLPLHSIRGRFNMPLDEFASATAGYSVIHPPMYRACNHNFATVTEAMRNLRHLGYRRIGIAMPQQHDDRTDHFWISGYLGFQHIHQARSPIPPHIVKEVTTKNLALWIEKEKPDAIISTLKTVPEMLEAVGYQLPKDIGFANLNWTPEYPHHSGIDQCYELIGATAIDMIAAQLTRNEYGLPENPRVNMTLGKWITGQTTRPRRKQ from the coding sequence ATGAGCAACCCCACCATACGCGATATCGCCGCTGCATCCGGCTTTGGTAAGTCGACGGTCTCTCTGGCCCTGCGTAACGACCCGAGCATTCCACAAAGCACCCGCGATCGCATCAAGCAAGCGGCGGAAGAACTGGGCTACCAACAAAACCCCTACGTCAACTCCTTCATGGCACAGCTGCGGAGGAACCGCCCCACAAAAGACTACGCCACCATCGGCTTGGTCAATACCCACCCATATTCCTACGCGTCACCGGAAAAGCTGTCGAGGGAACTTCGTCGACTCGTCGATGGCGCCCAAAAGCGCGCAAAGGCACTCGGCTACCGGACGGAGGAATGCTGGCTCGGACAACCACGCATGACAGCCGCCCGCATGCATTCGATTATTAAAGCACGCTCCATCCGCGGCCTGTTTGTCCTCCCGCTCCACTCGATACGAGGCCGCTTTAACATGCCATTGGATGAGTTTGCTTCGGCAACCGCCGGGTATTCTGTGATCCATCCGCCCATGTATCGGGCCTGTAATCACAACTTCGCAACAGTCACCGAAGCAATGCGCAACCTGCGGCATTTGGGCTACCGTAGAATCGGGATCGCGATGCCACAGCAGCACGATGACCGCACGGATCATTTCTGGATCTCCGGGTATCTAGGTTTTCAACACATCCATCAGGCGAGATCTCCGATCCCTCCACATATCGTGAAGGAAGTGACCACGAAAAATCTGGCCCTTTGGATCGAGAAAGAGAAACCGGATGCGATCATCAGCACACTGAAAACCGTCCCTGAGATGCTTGAAGCAGTCGGCTATCAGCTACCCAAGGATATCGGCTTTGCGAACCTAAACTGGACCCCCGAATATCCCCACCATTCCGGAATCGATCAATGCTATGAGTTAATCGGCGCGACTGCCATCGATATGATCGCCGCCCAGCTCACGCGAAACGAGTATGGCCTACCTGAGAATCCCAGAGTCAACATGACCTTGGGAAAATGGATCACGGGGCAGACCACTCGCCCACGTCGCAAGCAATGA
- a CDS encoding sulfatase family protein: MRILYIDIDSQRPDHLGCYGYHRNTSPAIDQIAKEGVVFERCYAPDAPCLPSRTAFYSGRFGIQTGVVGHGGTAAQPKIEGPTRQFRDHFDFKGLAGQLQRNGYHTAMISPFGQRHAAWHFYAGFNEIHNTGLGGQESAEHVQPVVDKWLADHGTKDDWYLHINYWDPHTPYRTPEDFENPFAEDPLPEWLTDEVIEDNNQKVGPHGAHEVGMYHGNENPQFPKQPGKVTDRASLRRMIDGYDMGVRYVDDQIAKIVDTLKQAGVYEDTMIVISADHGENLGELGLYGEHGTADEITCRIPFIVKYPGGAQGLRNTKFHYNLDLAPTLMDLIGGESFDLWDGESFAPAITEGADVGRDEVVISQCAHVCQRSVRWDKWLYMRTYHDGFHLFPEEMLFDLEADPHECNDLAQVHPELCREGQWRLSRWHDAQMQKMAYTSNDVVDPLWTVVREGGPFHASLTEGRPGVEGFHDYMDYLEATDRKDGADALREKYAEQIERLSK; encoded by the coding sequence ATGCGCATCCTTTACATCGATATCGACAGCCAGCGCCCCGACCATCTCGGTTGCTATGGCTACCACCGGAACACCAGCCCTGCGATCGACCAGATTGCGAAGGAAGGTGTCGTCTTTGAGCGTTGCTACGCACCGGATGCGCCCTGCCTGCCTTCCCGGACCGCGTTTTATTCCGGACGTTTCGGGATTCAGACCGGAGTGGTGGGACACGGCGGCACGGCGGCACAGCCGAAGATTGAGGGCCCGACGCGTCAATTTCGCGACCACTTCGATTTCAAGGGTCTGGCTGGCCAGCTTCAGCGCAACGGCTACCATACCGCGATGATTAGTCCCTTCGGGCAACGTCATGCCGCTTGGCACTTTTACGCTGGCTTCAATGAGATTCACAATACGGGGCTAGGGGGCCAGGAGTCGGCGGAGCACGTGCAACCGGTCGTCGACAAATGGTTGGCGGATCACGGGACGAAGGACGATTGGTATTTGCATATCAACTACTGGGACCCGCACACCCCTTATCGCACCCCGGAAGATTTTGAAAACCCCTTTGCGGAGGATCCCTTGCCTGAATGGCTGACGGACGAGGTGATCGAAGACAATAACCAGAAAGTGGGCCCGCATGGAGCCCATGAAGTGGGGATGTATCATGGTAATGAGAACCCGCAGTTTCCGAAGCAACCAGGTAAGGTAACCGACCGGGCATCATTGCGCCGCATGATTGATGGTTACGATATGGGCGTGCGTTATGTCGATGACCAGATCGCTAAGATTGTCGACACCCTGAAGCAAGCGGGTGTCTACGAAGACACCATGATCGTGATCTCAGCGGACCACGGTGAGAATTTAGGCGAATTGGGCCTCTATGGCGAACATGGCACCGCCGATGAGATCACCTGCCGCATTCCATTCATCGTGAAGTATCCGGGGGGTGCCCAAGGCCTGCGGAATACGAAGTTTCACTACAATCTGGATCTGGCACCGACTCTGATGGATCTAATTGGCGGGGAGAGTTTCGACCTTTGGGATGGCGAGTCCTTTGCTCCGGCGATTACCGAAGGCGCCGATGTCGGGCGCGACGAAGTCGTGATCAGTCAATGTGCGCACGTCTGCCAGCGTTCGGTTCGCTGGGACAAATGGCTTTACATGCGGACCTACCATGACGGATTTCATCTTTTCCCCGAAGAGATGCTCTTCGACTTGGAAGCGGACCCGCATGAGTGTAACGACTTGGCCCAAGTGCATCCCGAACTTTGCCGGGAAGGGCAGTGGCGGCTATCGCGTTGGCACGATGCCCAAATGCAGAAGATGGCCTATACGAGCAACGATGTCGTTGACCCACTCTGGACCGTGGTCCGCGAGGGCGGTCCATTTCATGCTTCACTCACCGAGGGACGGCCGGGAGTTGAGGGTTTTCATGACTACATGGATTATCTGGAAGCGACCGATCGGAAGGACGGTGCCGATGCCTTGCGCGAGAAGTATGCGGAGCAGATCGAACGCTTGTCTAAATAA
- a CDS encoding LacI family DNA-binding transcriptional regulator, with amino-acid sequence MNQKQLAAHLNMSASAISAALNNKRNIPEATRRRVQEAARELGYTPNAASRIMAYRRHQNVKHNMNIAVLVPKEAKAGFKRCQTGVRQQADTLGLHLNEIVLEKGMRHKRLQQILESRSIQGLLLYRFPPDFDLQLHWSHFGVVAIGHYPECFNRIILNQHQIATECVLHAIEAGYRRPGLLQRKGNLAQVNYLSLGGYLSAMARLDSSNPPPVFEYEGTPQAVIDWIKENRIDCLISNVGKLELMRSKRLQAKLDTLGFYALARNSLENPPGTIGVEQDLRAQGAQAVNMLFGMLTRGEYGEAHIPRMTMIEGRWVTSA; translated from the coding sequence ATGAATCAAAAGCAGCTTGCGGCGCATCTAAACATGAGCGCCAGTGCCATTTCGGCCGCACTCAACAACAAGCGGAATATCCCGGAAGCGACCCGTCGACGCGTTCAGGAAGCCGCCCGTGAGCTGGGCTATACGCCCAATGCCGCTTCACGTATCATGGCCTATCGCAGGCACCAGAACGTGAAGCACAACATGAATATCGCAGTTCTGGTGCCCAAAGAAGCCAAAGCCGGATTCAAGCGATGCCAGACCGGAGTGCGTCAACAAGCGGACACCCTCGGTCTACACCTGAATGAAATTGTATTGGAGAAAGGAATGCGTCACAAGCGGTTGCAACAGATATTGGAAAGCCGAAGCATTCAGGGCCTTCTACTCTATCGGTTCCCTCCCGACTTCGACCTGCAACTTCACTGGTCACACTTCGGAGTCGTCGCCATCGGACACTATCCGGAATGCTTCAATCGTATCATTTTGAACCAGCACCAAATCGCCACAGAGTGCGTTCTACATGCCATTGAGGCGGGCTATCGACGCCCCGGACTTCTGCAGCGAAAGGGAAACCTCGCTCAGGTCAATTACCTCAGCCTCGGCGGTTACCTCTCTGCCATGGCAAGATTGGATTCAAGTAATCCACCGCCGGTATTCGAATATGAAGGCACGCCCCAAGCTGTCATCGATTGGATCAAGGAAAACCGGATTGATTGCCTGATTAGTAATGTGGGAAAACTCGAACTGATGCGAAGTAAGCGTCTACAAGCTAAACTCGACACACTTGGATTCTACGCACTTGCGCGAAATTCACTAGAGAACCCACCCGGAACGATCGGAGTCGAACAAGATCTAAGAGCTCAAGGCGCTCAAGCGGTCAACATGCTCTTTGGCATGCTGACGCGAGGCGAATACGGCGAGGCCCACATCCCTCGGATGACCATGATCGAAGGGCGATGGGTAACAAGCGCCTAA
- a CDS encoding sulfatase-like hydrolase/transferase codes for MALATADTRPNVIYIVSDDHGYNDLGCFGNKYAATLSPNLDALAQEGVKLTQFYVTAPVCSPSRGGILTARYNERFGYENPDLSIGAVMKEGLDPEETLLPRYFKSVGYATACFGKWHVGFAPGSRPVERGFDEFFGIGGGLNDYFVHNNLGNLDMFLGNNPRAPLSVDEYTSDLFADATIDFIERKQDEPFFVYLPFSAPHWAPANLPPRELLPPQAPDADMALYAGEAAGRQGCLAAITAMDRAIGRILDTLEALNLADNTIVIFYGDHGGEIDAYAGGNNDPLRDGKGSLWEGGIRTPGIIRWPAELPAGATVATPLISLDLSRLVIEASGADCAALARGPLDGLDPSEVLKGNATALHDFLAWRFNGHAAIRKGDYKLYGDNVGGGIGGTLQLFDLSADPSETTDLSGSLPSVVSELQDDFNNTWKPAIANDTAL; via the coding sequence GTGGCTTTGGCCACTGCGGATACCCGGCCCAATGTCATCTACATCGTCTCCGACGACCATGGTTATAACGATCTCGGTTGTTTCGGGAACAAGTATGCGGCGACCCTGAGTCCGAATTTGGATGCGCTGGCGCAAGAGGGGGTGAAGCTGACACAGTTCTATGTCACGGCACCGGTCTGTAGCCCCAGTCGCGGCGGGATTTTGACGGCACGTTACAATGAGCGCTTCGGCTATGAGAATCCGGATTTGAGTATCGGTGCAGTGATGAAAGAGGGGCTTGATCCGGAGGAGACCCTACTGCCGCGCTATTTCAAATCGGTCGGGTATGCCACGGCCTGCTTCGGGAAATGGCACGTGGGCTTTGCGCCGGGCAGTCGTCCGGTCGAGCGGGGCTTCGATGAATTCTTCGGGATCGGCGGCGGGTTGAACGATTACTTCGTGCACAATAATCTCGGAAACCTCGACATGTTCCTCGGCAACAACCCGCGCGCGCCACTCAGTGTCGACGAGTATACCAGCGACCTGTTTGCCGATGCCACAATTGACTTTATCGAGCGTAAGCAGGACGAACCCTTCTTTGTCTATTTACCGTTTTCGGCACCACACTGGGCTCCCGCCAATTTGCCGCCGAGAGAGTTGCTCCCGCCGCAAGCCCCCGATGCCGACATGGCGCTTTATGCCGGGGAAGCTGCCGGGCGGCAAGGTTGTCTCGCAGCCATCACTGCGATGGACCGGGCGATCGGACGGATTCTCGATACGCTCGAAGCCCTGAATCTGGCGGATAATACGATTGTTATTTTTTATGGCGACCATGGTGGTGAAATCGATGCCTACGCAGGAGGGAACAATGATCCGCTGCGGGATGGTAAGGGTTCGCTCTGGGAAGGCGGGATCCGCACGCCGGGGATCATTCGCTGGCCGGCAGAGTTGCCCGCCGGAGCGACTGTGGCGACGCCGCTCATCTCGCTGGATTTGAGTCGTCTCGTGATCGAAGCTTCCGGTGCGGATTGTGCCGCGCTCGCCCGTGGACCACTCGATGGGCTCGATCCGAGTGAGGTGCTGAAGGGCAACGCAACGGCCTTGCACGACTTCCTTGCCTGGCGGTTCAATGGTCATGCCGCGATACGAAAGGGAGATTACAAACTGTATGGCGATAACGTCGGCGGCGGAATCGGCGGCACGCTGCAACTTTTTGACCTCAGTGCCGACCCCAGCGAAACGACCGACTTGTCCGGTAGTCTGCCTTCGGTCGTATCCGAGCTGCAAGACGACTTCAATAACACCTGGAAACCCGCGATTGCCAATGACACGGCGCTTTAA